Proteins co-encoded in one Mesorhizobium huakuii genomic window:
- a CDS encoding response regulator transcription factor: MRILLIEDDEDLGSAVREHTMADGHAVDWAKDLSEARDKASLVSYELVLLDIHLPDGNGIDYVREMRKRLDSTPVIIVTARDQVSDKIEGLNAGADDYLVKTFDLGELSARIHAVGRRHGKLPEPYCVGTLSINSAERRCERDGRAVYLTAREWTVFDCLLRRPATVVSKAKIEDVLFSLGSEIESNTVEVYVSRLRKKIGGDRIATVRCFGYRFMVT, translated from the coding sequence ATACGAATACTACTCATTGAAGACGACGAGGACCTTGGCAGTGCTGTACGCGAACATACGATGGCTGATGGCCACGCGGTCGACTGGGCCAAGGACCTGTCCGAAGCGCGGGATAAAGCAAGTTTGGTCTCCTACGAGCTTGTCCTGCTCGACATTCACCTGCCAGATGGCAACGGCATCGATTACGTGCGGGAGATGAGGAAGCGGCTTGATTCGACACCGGTCATCATCGTGACAGCTCGCGATCAGGTCTCGGACAAAATCGAGGGGCTCAACGCAGGTGCCGACGACTATTTGGTCAAGACGTTCGATCTCGGCGAACTTTCCGCGCGCATTCATGCCGTGGGGCGTCGTCATGGGAAGCTCCCGGAGCCATATTGTGTCGGGACGCTGTCAATAAACTCGGCCGAGCGGCGCTGCGAGCGCGACGGGCGGGCGGTCTACCTGACTGCACGCGAATGGACAGTTTTCGACTGCCTTCTGCGCCGGCCCGCAACGGTAGTTTCGAAGGCGAAGATCGAGGACGTACTCTTTTCCTTGGGTTCGGAGATTGAGAGCAACACCGTGGAGGTTTATGTTAGCCGGCTCCGCAAGAAGATCGGCGGGGACCGAATAGCGACAGTGCGTTGCTTCGGGTACAGGTTCATGGTCACATGA
- a CDS encoding sensor histidine kinase — MKKPHSMTRRLILRLGGATLLVWIFVPTIAALMVKDVIYEICDDYLEQTAEVAASAYVDVAKKKFEVSEPPSFDDWIIQFQVRTRDGKVLLDLIENPPKPFPSAPLREGFSTTATDRIYTKKIALDLFAQAAQPLSVRRHEVNKAAVKVFVPMIVFLPFSVAVCWMVIRRSLAPIEVLKQEIGLRDGGNLTLMGSSGLPAELAPIAASVDRLVERLRAALDAEREFAANCAHELRTPIAGSLAQLQRLVAEIPLGSARTRARGIEKSLSRLGHLTEKLLQLARAESGIGIADHAIDLVRVVRLEIDDFEKKPRFAGRLILDVDGCPTLMRKVDVDAFAIILRNLIENALTHGVPDTTITVSVGTDGTIAIANSGPVVPPKILKR, encoded by the coding sequence ATGAAGAAGCCGCACAGCATGACGCGCAGGCTGATACTGAGGCTGGGGGGCGCAACGCTCCTGGTCTGGATTTTCGTCCCCACCATTGCTGCGCTCATGGTAAAGGACGTTATCTACGAAATCTGCGACGACTATCTGGAGCAAACTGCCGAGGTCGCGGCGTCGGCGTACGTCGATGTGGCGAAGAAGAAGTTTGAAGTATCTGAGCCGCCCAGCTTCGACGATTGGATTATTCAGTTCCAAGTTCGCACGCGTGACGGGAAGGTGCTCCTCGATTTGATCGAAAATCCGCCGAAGCCATTCCCATCTGCTCCCTTGCGTGAAGGCTTTTCGACAACCGCTACTGACCGCATCTATACGAAGAAAATAGCGCTCGACCTGTTTGCGCAGGCGGCCCAACCGCTCTCGGTCCGCCGTCACGAAGTCAATAAGGCCGCAGTTAAGGTCTTCGTTCCGATGATCGTCTTCCTGCCCTTTAGCGTAGCCGTGTGCTGGATGGTAATCCGGCGGTCGCTGGCGCCAATCGAAGTACTGAAACAGGAGATCGGGTTGCGCGACGGCGGCAATCTCACACTGATGGGGTCGAGCGGCCTCCCGGCAGAATTGGCCCCCATCGCGGCCTCCGTCGATCGGCTTGTCGAACGTCTACGGGCGGCCCTGGATGCCGAACGCGAGTTCGCCGCAAACTGTGCACATGAACTGCGCACGCCGATCGCAGGCTCGCTGGCTCAGCTGCAGAGGTTAGTGGCCGAAATTCCCCTGGGCTCGGCGAGAACGCGTGCGCGCGGCATCGAGAAATCGCTGTCGAGGCTTGGCCACCTTACCGAAAAACTGCTTCAACTCGCGCGGGCCGAATCGGGGATCGGCATCGCAGACCACGCGATCGATCTTGTCCGAGTGGTTCGGCTAGAAATTGATGACTTTGAGAAAAAACCGCGATTTGCCGGACGGCTAATCCTTGACGTCGACGGCTGCCCCACTTTGATGCGCAAAGTAGACGTCGATGCGTTTGCCATCATCCTTCGTAACCTGATTGAGAATGCGCTCACGCATGGAGTGCCCGATACTACGATAACAGTTTCCGTCGGAACTGATGGAACCATTGCCATTGCAAACTCGGGACCGGTGGTGCCCCCCAAGATCTTGAAGCGATAA
- a CDS encoding PepSY domain-containing protein, whose protein sequence is MNDILISALFINVTTVGSALAGGKSDLGIAEWQPRQAVLIKLEADRRQLRSIKTDDGWSDAVESKGLEVETHFDLKTWPVWVVPAKELRINRCATTRVEPLSTVASRQALWRYPSSTKYDRHEPDGHAAAALIMEMSPYSFARDAKDALSYPECMIFKREARYLGQNP, encoded by the coding sequence ATGAACGACATCCTGATCTCGGCACTTTTTATTAATGTGACCACCGTCGGCTCTGCACTGGCCGGCGGGAAATCCGACCTGGGAATCGCCGAATGGCAACCGCGCCAAGCCGTACTGATTAAGCTTGAAGCGGACCGAAGGCAGCTCCGTTCGATTAAAACGGACGACGGCTGGTCGGATGCCGTCGAGTCGAAGGGGCTCGAGGTCGAAACGCACTTCGACCTCAAAACTTGGCCCGTGTGGGTGGTGCCGGCGAAGGAGCTAAGGATAAACCGATGCGCCACCACCAGAGTGGAACCCCTGTCCACTGTAGCCTCGAGGCAAGCCTTGTGGCGTTATCCTTCGTCGACGAAGTATGATCGGCATGAGCCGGATGGCCATGCCGCCGCGGCCCTCATCATGGAAATGTCGCCTTATTCATTCGCCCGCGATGCGAAGGATGCACTGTCATATCCTGAGTGCATGATCTTCAAGCGTGAAGCGCGCTATCTGGGCCAAAACCCGTAG